A single window of Pseudoduganella plicata DNA harbors:
- a CDS encoding methanol/ethanol family PQQ-dependent dehydrogenase, whose protein sequence is MSLTLRLMRCWPCLLLAAAPALAADSDVEKLTKDPKNWAMQSGDLANHRYSELKQITNKNARNLQVAWTFSTGVLRGHEGGPLVIGDTLYIHSPFPNKVFALSLEDQSIRWKYEPKQDPTVIPVMCCDTVNRGVAYANGKIFLQQADTTLVALDAKTGAELWKVKVGDPKLGETTTNTPHVFKDKVLTGISGGEFGVRGRITAHDMNTGKVLWKAYSTGPDNELMVDPQTTMTWTNGKMAPIGADSSLKTWKGDQWKLGGGTTWGWYSYDPATNLVYYGTGNPSTWNPRQRPGDNKWSMTIFARDLDTGKAKWVYQMTPHDEWDYDGVNEMILADIKVKGTPRKALVHFDRNGFGYTLDRVTGELLVAEKFDPKVNWATHVDMKTGRPQVVDKYSTDKNGPDFNSKGICPSALGTKDQQPASYNRKTGLFYVPTNHVCMDYEPFQVEYTAGQPYVGSTLSMYAAPDSHGGLGNFIAWDAGTGKIVWSKPEKFSVWSGALSTAGDVVFYGTLEGYLKAVDLNGKELWKFKTPSGIVGNVHTWEYKGKQYIGVLSGIGGWAGIGLAAGLTKGTEGLGAVGGYKDLAKYTELGGVLTVFALPDR, encoded by the coding sequence ATGTCACTCACCTTGAGATTGATGCGCTGCTGGCCATGCCTGCTGCTGGCCGCGGCGCCGGCGCTGGCGGCCGATTCCGACGTCGAGAAGCTGACGAAGGACCCGAAGAACTGGGCGATGCAGTCCGGCGACCTGGCCAATCACCGCTACAGCGAACTGAAGCAGATCACCAACAAGAACGCCAGGAACCTGCAGGTGGCGTGGACCTTCTCGACCGGCGTGCTGCGCGGGCACGAAGGCGGCCCGCTCGTTATCGGCGACACGCTGTACATCCACAGCCCGTTCCCCAACAAGGTGTTCGCGCTGTCGCTGGAAGACCAGAGCATCCGCTGGAAGTACGAGCCGAAGCAGGATCCCACGGTCATCCCCGTGATGTGCTGCGACACGGTCAACCGGGGCGTCGCCTATGCCAACGGCAAGATCTTCCTGCAGCAGGCGGACACGACCCTCGTCGCGCTGGACGCGAAAACGGGTGCCGAACTGTGGAAGGTCAAGGTAGGCGACCCGAAGCTGGGCGAAACGACGACCAACACGCCGCACGTGTTCAAGGACAAGGTCCTGACGGGCATCAGCGGCGGCGAGTTCGGCGTGCGCGGCCGCATCACGGCGCATGACATGAACACGGGCAAGGTGCTGTGGAAGGCCTACAGCACGGGGCCGGACAACGAACTGATGGTGGACCCGCAGACGACCATGACATGGACCAACGGCAAGATGGCGCCGATCGGTGCGGACTCGTCGCTCAAGACCTGGAAGGGCGACCAGTGGAAGCTGGGCGGCGGCACCACCTGGGGCTGGTACAGCTACGATCCGGCCACCAACCTCGTCTATTACGGCACCGGCAACCCCAGCACGTGGAACCCGCGCCAGCGTCCCGGCGACAACAAGTGGTCGATGACGATCTTCGCGCGCGACCTCGATACGGGCAAGGCGAAGTGGGTCTACCAGATGACGCCGCACGACGAGTGGGACTATGACGGCGTCAACGAAATGATCCTGGCCGACATCAAGGTCAAGGGGACGCCACGCAAGGCGCTGGTGCACTTCGACCGCAACGGTTTCGGTTACACCCTCGACCGCGTGACCGGCGAGCTGCTGGTGGCCGAGAAATTCGATCCGAAGGTCAACTGGGCCACGCACGTCGACATGAAGACGGGCCGGCCGCAAGTGGTGGACAAGTACAGCACCGACAAGAACGGACCGGACTTCAATTCGAAAGGCATCTGCCCGTCCGCGTTGGGCACGAAGGACCAGCAGCCAGCCAGCTACAACCGCAAGACGGGGCTGTTCTACGTGCCGACCAATCACGTCTGCATGGACTACGAGCCGTTCCAGGTGGAGTACACGGCCGGCCAGCCGTACGTGGGTTCCACGTTGTCGATGTACGCCGCGCCGGACAGCCATGGCGGCCTGGGCAACTTCATTGCCTGGGACGCGGGCACCGGCAAGATCGTCTGGTCCAAACCGGAGAAATTCTCCGTCTGGAGCGGGGCTCTGTCCACGGCCGGCGACGTCGTGTTCTACGGCACCCTGGAAGGCTACCTGAAGGCGGTGGACCTGAACGGCAAGGAGCTGTGGAAGTTCAAGACGCCTTCGGGGATCGTCGGCAACGTCCACACGTGGGAATACAAGGGCAAGCAGTATATCGGCGTGCTGTCGGGCATCGGCGGCTGGGCCGGCATCGGCCTCGCGGCCGGGCTGACGAAGGGCACGGAAGGCCTCGGCGCCGTGGGCGGCTACAAGGACCTGGCCAAGTACACCGAGCTGGGCGGCGTGCTGACGGTGTTCGCGCTGCCCGACCGCTGA
- a CDS encoding TonB-dependent receptor: MPASRSPFAAKRAIPRSAFPLSPRQAIAAALLAAPWNAWAEPAAAGIPSVEIVGLAPTYGLGIDRQLLPYPVQVASDEALRKAGGENLAEFMARNLTGVNVNEVSGSPFQHDITFRGFRASPVVGSAQGISVYLDGVRVNEAFGDVVHWDMLPEAAIGSLLLVSGASPLYGLNTLGGALALTTKSGLTHPGGEAEFSLTDQGRRRADLAYGFNNADGWHAFAGATWFDDHGWRDHSEGHLANLLIKLGRTRGSTDWSATLLTGRSRLLGNGLLPDALYGDNRRAVYTFPDTTRNRLAQGSFNVTHRFSADSELTAVVYVRNSRRDTVNGDVSEDYDEYTEDCEDGFDDAGNPLDPDGCGVTRDEGAALHPGVLNTTSTRQRGNGVSAAYSTRRGATRIDAGGTFDRSTSRYAQFEQQAFITPSREVIGDPDEEREPSASVTGSARAVGLYVAANWTAKAGTQLTASARWNRARVDNTLTNERGEQPAESFTYTRLNPSLGFVHQLTPGTAVFANVGQGNRVPTVIELGCADPENPCRLPVGLQADPYLKQVIARTVEAGMRSKWQRGGYSVSLHRTVNRDDILFLSAPSRQGYFANFERTRHQGLDLSLAHGIGNVDMRFAYSYLQATYDADGELFTGARHVAIRRGMRLAGLPRHSGKLALDWNANAQWTLGAEVHGVSSLVTQGNEDGLIEDAEPDGRAQRADWRVRGHVLLGMRATYRPSPGWELFARIANVLDRRYETYGAVAPDLFPHGRLVKPHEDPLDAGHTRFVAPGAPRTVIAGIRRTF; the protein is encoded by the coding sequence ATGCCAGCCTCCCGCTCTCCGTTTGCCGCGAAGCGTGCCATCCCGCGCAGCGCATTCCCGTTGTCGCCCCGCCAGGCAATTGCTGCAGCCCTGCTGGCGGCGCCATGGAACGCCTGGGCCGAGCCCGCCGCCGCAGGCATACCCAGTGTCGAAATTGTCGGACTGGCGCCCACCTACGGCCTCGGCATCGACCGTCAGTTGCTGCCATACCCCGTGCAAGTGGCCAGCGACGAGGCGCTGCGCAAGGCAGGTGGCGAGAATCTTGCGGAGTTCATGGCGCGCAATCTGACCGGCGTCAACGTCAACGAAGTATCCGGCAGCCCGTTCCAGCACGACATTACTTTCCGCGGTTTCCGTGCTTCGCCAGTGGTCGGCAGCGCTCAAGGCATTTCCGTCTACCTGGACGGCGTGCGCGTCAACGAGGCGTTTGGGGACGTCGTCCACTGGGACATGCTGCCCGAGGCGGCCATCGGCAGCCTGCTGCTTGTTTCCGGCGCCAGTCCGCTGTACGGGCTGAACACGCTTGGTGGTGCATTGGCACTGACGACGAAATCCGGCCTGACCCATCCCGGCGGCGAAGCGGAGTTTTCGCTGACGGATCAGGGCCGCCGTCGCGCCGACCTGGCGTACGGCTTCAACAATGCAGACGGCTGGCATGCCTTTGCAGGCGCGACCTGGTTCGACGATCACGGCTGGCGCGACCATTCCGAGGGCCACCTGGCAAACCTGCTGATCAAGCTTGGCCGCACTCGCGGCAGCACGGACTGGAGCGCCACGCTGCTGACAGGCCGCAGCCGTCTGCTCGGCAATGGCCTGCTGCCCGACGCACTCTATGGAGACAACCGCCGCGCCGTGTACACGTTCCCCGACACCACGCGCAACCGCCTGGCGCAGGGTTCGTTCAACGTCACCCACCGCTTCAGCGCCGACAGTGAACTGACGGCCGTCGTCTACGTCCGCAACAGCCGACGCGACACCGTCAACGGCGACGTCAGCGAGGACTACGACGAGTACACGGAAGACTGCGAGGACGGCTTCGACGACGCCGGCAATCCGCTCGATCCGGACGGATGTGGCGTTACGCGCGACGAGGGTGCGGCGCTGCACCCCGGCGTGCTGAACACAACGAGCACCCGCCAGCGCGGCAACGGCGTCAGCGCCGCATACAGCACCCGCCGCGGCGCCACCCGGATCGACGCTGGCGGCACGTTCGACCGCAGCACGTCGCGCTATGCCCAGTTCGAGCAGCAGGCGTTCATCACTCCATCGCGCGAAGTCATCGGCGACCCGGACGAAGAGCGCGAACCGTCGGCTTCGGTGACGGGCAGCGCGCGCGCCGTCGGCCTGTACGTGGCGGCCAACTGGACAGCGAAGGCGGGTACGCAGCTCACCGCCAGCGCCCGGTGGAACCGGGCCCGTGTCGACAACACGCTGACCAACGAGCGAGGCGAGCAGCCCGCCGAGAGTTTTACTTATACCCGCCTGAACCCGTCCCTGGGTTTCGTCCACCAGCTGACACCGGGCACGGCGGTGTTTGCCAACGTCGGGCAAGGCAACCGCGTGCCGACCGTCATCGAGCTGGGCTGCGCGGACCCGGAAAACCCGTGCCGCCTGCCTGTGGGCCTGCAGGCCGATCCTTACCTGAAGCAGGTGATCGCGCGCACGGTCGAGGCGGGCATGCGCAGCAAATGGCAGCGTGGCGGCTACTCCGTGTCGCTGCACCGCACTGTCAACCGGGACGACATCCTGTTCCTCAGCGCACCATCCCGTCAGGGCTACTTCGCCAACTTCGAGCGGACCCGGCACCAGGGCCTCGACCTGTCGCTGGCGCACGGCATCGGCAACGTCGACATGCGCTTCGCCTACAGCTACCTGCAGGCCACGTACGACGCCGATGGCGAGCTGTTCACCGGCGCGCGCCATGTCGCCATCCGGCGCGGCATGCGGCTCGCGGGCCTGCCACGCCACAGCGGCAAGCTCGCGCTGGACTGGAATGCCAACGCGCAGTGGACGCTGGGCGCTGAGGTCCACGGCGTAAGCAGCCTGGTCACACAGGGCAACGAGGACGGCCTGATCGAAGACGCCGAGCCCGACGGGCGGGCACAAAGGGCCGACTGGCGCGTGCGCGGCCATGTGCTGCTTGGCATGCGCGCCACCTACCGGCCGTCGCCGGGGTGGGAGCTGTTCGCCCGCATCGCCAATGTGCTCGACCGCCGCTACGAGACGTATGGCGCCGTAGCACCTGACCTGTTCCCGCACGGCCGACTGGTCAAGCCGCACGAGGACCCCCTTGACGCCGGCCACACCCGTTTCGTTGCGCCCGGTGCACCGCGCACGGTGATCGCGGGCATCCGCCGCACGTTCTGA
- a CDS encoding S-(hydroxymethyl)glutathione dehydrogenase/class III alcohol dehydrogenase: MKTKAAIAWKAGEPLTVAEVDLEGPRAGEVLVEIKATGICHTDYYTLSGADPEGIFPAILGHEGAGIVLETGPGVTSVRRDDHVIPLYTPECRQCKFCLSRKTNLCQAIRSTQGRGLMPDGTSRFSLEGQPLFHYMGTSTFSNYIVVPEIALAKIRPDAPFDKACYIGCGVTTGVGAVVFSAGVEAGANVVVFGLGGIGLNVIQGAKMVGADKIVGIDINGAREEMARRFGMTHFINPNDVENVVDAIVGLTDGGADYSFECVGNTTLMRQALECCHKGWGQSFIIGVAAAGQEISTRPFQLVTGRQWRGSAFGGARGRTDVPKIVDWYMDGKINIDDLITHTLPLERINEGFDLMKSGESIRSVVLY; the protein is encoded by the coding sequence ATGAAAACCAAAGCAGCCATCGCCTGGAAAGCGGGCGAGCCACTGACCGTTGCCGAAGTCGACCTGGAAGGCCCGCGCGCGGGCGAGGTGCTGGTCGAGATCAAGGCCACGGGCATCTGCCATACCGACTACTACACGCTGTCCGGCGCCGACCCGGAAGGCATCTTCCCCGCCATCCTCGGGCACGAAGGGGCCGGCATCGTGCTGGAGACAGGGCCTGGCGTCACGTCGGTGCGGCGCGACGACCATGTCATCCCGCTGTACACGCCCGAATGCCGGCAATGCAAGTTCTGCCTGTCGCGCAAGACCAACCTGTGCCAGGCAATCCGCTCGACCCAGGGCCGCGGCCTGATGCCGGACGGGACGTCGCGTTTCTCGCTGGAAGGGCAGCCGCTGTTCCACTACATGGGCACGTCGACGTTCTCCAACTACATCGTCGTGCCGGAAATCGCGCTGGCGAAGATCCGCCCGGATGCCCCGTTCGACAAGGCCTGCTACATCGGCTGCGGCGTGACGACCGGCGTGGGCGCCGTCGTCTTCTCGGCCGGGGTGGAGGCGGGCGCCAACGTCGTCGTGTTCGGCCTGGGCGGGATCGGCCTGAACGTCATCCAGGGGGCGAAGATGGTCGGTGCGGACAAGATCGTCGGCATCGACATCAACGGCGCGCGCGAGGAGATGGCACGCCGCTTTGGCATGACGCACTTCATCAACCCGAACGACGTGGAGAACGTCGTCGACGCGATCGTGGGGCTGACCGACGGCGGCGCCGACTACAGCTTCGAATGCGTCGGCAACACGACCCTGATGCGCCAGGCGCTGGAGTGCTGCCACAAGGGCTGGGGCCAGTCATTCATCATCGGCGTGGCCGCGGCGGGGCAGGAGATCAGCACCCGGCCGTTCCAGCTTGTCACGGGCCGGCAATGGCGCGGCTCCGCGTTCGGCGGCGCGCGCGGGCGTACGGACGTGCCGAAGATCGTCGACTGGTACATGGACGGCAAGATCAATATCGACGACCTGATCACGCATACCCTGCCTCTCGAACGCATCAACGAAGGCTTCGATCTGATGAAGAGCGGGGAATCGATCCGCTCCGTCGTGCTGTATTGA
- a CDS encoding c-type cytochrome: MNRYIKLLCIAVCCLAGLPALADTPPYQVADGNKVDPHTLTGWRTWRAMACERCHGAAQEGMVGPSLVESLKVLTKDQFKNVVLHGRIDKGMPNFDGSKMVTENIDFLYAYLKGRSDGAIEPGRLQEIGKEGGQ; encoded by the coding sequence ATGAACCGATACATCAAATTGCTGTGCATCGCGGTGTGCTGTCTTGCCGGGCTGCCGGCGCTGGCCGATACGCCGCCGTACCAGGTCGCCGATGGCAACAAGGTCGATCCGCATACGCTGACGGGCTGGCGCACGTGGCGCGCCATGGCATGCGAGCGCTGCCACGGTGCGGCGCAGGAAGGCATGGTGGGCCCGTCGCTGGTGGAAAGCCTGAAGGTGCTCACCAAAGACCAGTTCAAGAACGTCGTACTGCATGGCCGCATCGACAAGGGCATGCCCAATTTCGATGGCAGCAAGATGGTGACGGAAAACATCGACTTCCTGTACGCCTACCTGAAAGGACGCTCGGACGGGGCAATCGAGCCCGGCCGGCTGCAGGAGATCGGCAAGGAGGGCGGTCAATGA
- the adh gene encoding aldehyde dehydrogenase, with the protein MDLADIGKLGVANPFRQRYDNYIGGTFVAPVKGEYFANVTPITGQPFCEVARSTAEDVERALDAAHAAREAWGRTTQAERANILNRIADRMEQNLATLATAETIDNGKPIRESTAADIPLAIDHFRYFAGCIRAQEGSVAQIDHDTYAYHLHEPLGVVGQIIPWNFPILMATWKLAPALAAGNCVVLKPAEQTPASIMVLAELIGDLLPPGVLNIVNGYGLEAGKPLASSKRIAKIAFTGETGTGRLIMQYAAQNLIPVSLELGGKSPNIFFADVMDADDEFLDKCLEGFAMFALNQGEVCTCPSRVLVQESIYERFIDKALARVASIKQGNPLDPATMLGAQASQEQLDKILSYLDIGRQEGAEVLAGGARQPMPGDLQGGFFVQPTVFKGDNRMRIFQEEIFGPVVSVTTFKDEAGALAIANDTLYGLGAGLWTRDGARAFRVGRAIQAGRVWTNCYHLYPAHAAFGGYKQSGIGRENHKMMLEHYQQTKNLLVSYSPKALGFF; encoded by the coding sequence ATGGATCTCGCGGATATCGGCAAGCTGGGCGTCGCCAATCCCTTCAGGCAGCGCTACGACAATTACATCGGCGGTACTTTCGTGGCGCCGGTCAAGGGCGAATACTTCGCCAACGTCACGCCCATCACGGGCCAGCCGTTCTGCGAGGTCGCCCGTTCCACGGCGGAGGACGTGGAACGGGCACTCGATGCGGCGCACGCGGCCAGGGAAGCCTGGGGCCGCACGACGCAGGCGGAGCGGGCCAATATCCTGAACCGAATCGCCGACCGCATGGAGCAAAACCTGGCGACCCTTGCGACGGCCGAGACGATCGACAACGGCAAGCCCATCCGCGAATCGACGGCGGCCGACATCCCGCTGGCGATCGATCACTTCCGCTATTTCGCCGGCTGCATCCGCGCCCAGGAAGGTTCCGTGGCGCAGATCGACCACGACACCTACGCGTACCACCTGCACGAACCGCTGGGCGTTGTCGGCCAGATCATCCCGTGGAATTTCCCCATCCTGATGGCCACATGGAAGCTGGCGCCCGCGCTGGCCGCCGGCAACTGCGTCGTGCTCAAACCGGCCGAGCAGACACCGGCATCGATCATGGTGCTGGCCGAACTGATCGGCGACCTGCTGCCGCCGGGCGTCCTGAATATCGTCAACGGCTACGGGCTGGAAGCGGGCAAGCCACTCGCCTCCAGCAAGCGCATCGCCAAGATCGCCTTCACGGGCGAGACGGGCACGGGGCGCCTGATCATGCAGTACGCTGCGCAGAACCTGATTCCCGTCTCGCTGGAACTGGGCGGCAAGTCGCCCAACATCTTCTTTGCCGACGTGATGGATGCGGACGACGAATTCCTCGATAAATGCCTGGAAGGCTTCGCCATGTTCGCGCTGAACCAGGGGGAAGTCTGCACGTGCCCGTCGCGCGTGCTGGTGCAGGAATCGATCTACGAGCGCTTCATCGACAAGGCGCTGGCCCGCGTCGCGTCGATCAAACAGGGCAACCCGCTCGACCCGGCCACGATGCTGGGCGCCCAGGCCTCGCAGGAGCAGCTGGACAAGATCCTCTCGTACCTGGACATCGGCCGGCAGGAGGGCGCCGAGGTGCTGGCCGGCGGGGCGCGCCAGCCGATGCCGGGCGACCTGCAGGGCGGCTTCTTCGTGCAGCCCACCGTCTTCAAGGGCGACAACCGCATGCGCATCTTCCAGGAGGAGATCTTCGGTCCCGTCGTCTCCGTCACCACGTTCAAGGACGAAGCCGGCGCGCTGGCCATCGCCAACGACACCCTGTACGGCCTGGGCGCCGGGCTGTGGACGCGCGACGGTGCCCGCGCCTTCCGCGTCGGCCGTGCCATCCAGGCGGGACGCGTCTGGACCAACTGCTATCACCTGTATCCGGCCCACGCGGCGTTCGGCGGCTACAAGCAGTCCGGCATCGGCCGCGAGAACCACAAGATGATGCTGGAGCACTACCAGCAGACGAAGAACCTGCTGGTCAGCTACAGCCCGAAAGCGCTGGGCTTCTTCTGA
- a CDS encoding sensor histidine kinase, whose product MFPTPQTQETFKTVLAWLHRAFDRTATWVTQLSWWKFFLFAALSLIAASILQEELFSPNMDEDLEMRSHKRARASSDEPNIVIDDSGIRFNPRGGKLRKETTPAPDETHETPETPETPEIPEPGDVPDAPAAPSAPDAPEAVPAAPAAPAAPAKPAKAASPVTTLPGEEVHIELPPQIGEELSNALEKAVDNAAEEKVSRYHEQASTWFKSFVSLLVLTLFGMKALMGGKKKAEAQTQYANAAAERESMQRQLSEAKMQMMQAQVEPHFLFNTLASVEHLIETDPPRASAMQRSLIKYLRAVLPQMRDNTLITNLGREADMVVAYLALLKMRMEERLTIDFNIPDGLRSAAFPPMMLQSMVENAIKHGLEGKPEGGTLTVRAEVAHSKLRVIVADNGLGFGAKPSDGTGLGLMTIRERLKLLHGEQGHLHIEPNQPSGVIATIEVPYQLSPQAPK is encoded by the coding sequence ATGTTCCCGACGCCACAAACACAAGAGACGTTCAAAACCGTACTGGCGTGGCTCCACAGGGCGTTCGACCGTACAGCCACCTGGGTGACGCAGCTTTCCTGGTGGAAGTTCTTTCTGTTTGCCGCGCTGTCGCTGATTGCCGCCTCCATCCTGCAGGAGGAACTCTTCTCGCCAAATATGGATGAGGATCTGGAAATGCGCTCGCATAAGCGCGCCAGGGCCAGTTCCGACGAACCGAATATCGTCATCGACGACAGCGGCATCCGTTTCAATCCGCGCGGCGGCAAGCTGCGCAAGGAGACGACGCCGGCGCCCGACGAGACGCACGAAACCCCGGAAACACCGGAGACACCGGAAATACCCGAGCCGGGGGACGTTCCGGACGCCCCGGCGGCCCCGTCCGCGCCCGATGCGCCGGAAGCCGTACCCGCGGCACCGGCCGCGCCGGCCGCCCCGGCCAAACCGGCCAAAGCCGCATCCCCCGTGACCACGCTGCCCGGCGAAGAGGTCCACATCGAGCTGCCGCCGCAAATCGGCGAAGAGCTGTCGAACGCGCTGGAGAAAGCGGTCGACAACGCCGCCGAGGAAAAGGTATCCCGCTATCACGAGCAGGCGTCGACATGGTTCAAGAGTTTCGTCTCGCTGCTCGTGCTGACACTGTTCGGCATGAAGGCGCTGATGGGCGGCAAGAAGAAGGCCGAGGCACAGACACAGTACGCCAACGCGGCAGCCGAGCGCGAATCCATGCAGCGCCAGCTGTCCGAAGCGAAGATGCAGATGATGCAGGCGCAGGTCGAGCCGCACTTCCTGTTCAACACGCTTGCCTCGGTCGAACACCTGATCGAGACGGACCCGCCGCGTGCCTCGGCCATGCAGCGCAGCCTGATCAAATACCTGCGCGCGGTACTGCCCCAGATGCGCGACAACACGCTGATCACCAACCTGGGCCGCGAGGCGGACATGGTCGTCGCCTATCTCGCCCTGCTGAAGATGCGGATGGAGGAACGTCTGACGATCGACTTCAACATTCCCGACGGCCTGCGCAGCGCGGCCTTCCCGCCGATGATGCTGCAGTCGATGGTGGAGAACGCCATCAAGCACGGCCTCGAAGGCAAGCCGGAAGGCGGCACGCTGACGGTGCGCGCCGAGGTCGCGCACAGCAAGCTGCGCGTCATCGTTGCCGACAACGGCCTCGGCTTTGGTGCCAAGCCCAGCGACGGCACAGGCCTCGGTCTGATGACCATCCGCGAACGGCTGAAGCTGCTGCATGGCGAGCAGGGGCATCTGCACATC
- the gfa gene encoding S-(hydroxymethyl)glutathione synthase, which produces MSTVHIHPAVDDGIPPGDPGFQGGTLTCRCASNPVTVQITGQVSYNHVCGCTKCWKPAGSLFSQVAVVGSDHVKVAANGDKLQVVDPATTIGRHACRECGVHMYGRIENREHPFYGLDFVHTELSREPGWAPPEFAAFVSSIIESGARPENMGAVRARLNELGLPPYDALSPPLMDAISTHVAKSRGLLQDA; this is translated from the coding sequence ATGAGTACCGTGCATATTCACCCGGCCGTCGACGACGGCATACCCCCCGGCGACCCCGGCTTCCAGGGCGGGACGCTGACGTGCAGGTGCGCCAGCAATCCCGTGACTGTCCAGATCACCGGGCAGGTATCGTACAACCACGTTTGCGGCTGCACCAAGTGCTGGAAACCGGCCGGTTCGCTGTTCTCGCAGGTGGCCGTTGTCGGCAGCGATCACGTCAAGGTGGCCGCCAACGGCGACAAGCTGCAGGTGGTCGATCCCGCCACCACCATCGGCCGCCACGCCTGCAGGGAGTGCGGCGTGCACATGTATGGCCGCATCGAGAACAGGGAGCATCCGTTCTACGGCTTAGACTTCGTTCATACGGAGCTGTCGCGCGAGCCGGGCTGGGCGCCGCCGGAATTCGCCGCGTTCGTCTCGTCGATCATCGAATCGGGGGCGCGGCCGGAAAACATGGGCGCCGTGCGCGCGCGCCTGAACGAGCTGGGCCTGCCGCCCTACGACGCGCTGTCGCCGCCGCTGATGGATGCGATCTCGACCCACGTGGCGAAGTCGCGCGGCCTGCTGCAGGATGCTTGA
- a CDS encoding quinoprotein dehydrogenase-associated putative ABC transporter substrate-binding protein → MKLRPLLVGAVCLLASGAAAADGPGQDGVLRVCQDPNNLPLSSHALAGFENRIAALLADELHWKLEHTWYPQRMGFIRNTLRAKVEHTERYKCDLVTGVPKGFDMAATTRPYYRSTYAMAYVKGKGLDGVQGLDGLLALDAGSRRKLRFGAFAGSPVTDWLLRHGLMEQVEWYRSQTGDAEQYPGEMIEKDLASGKIDVAFAWGPIAGYFARNAQGAPIVAVPLASTPGLKFDFEIAMAVRHGDEAFRRRIDALLEANGAKIDAILRRYGVPLLPLQP, encoded by the coding sequence ATGAAGCTGCGCCCTCTGCTGGTCGGCGCGGTGTGCCTGCTGGCGTCCGGGGCGGCGGCGGCGGACGGGCCGGGGCAGGACGGCGTGCTGCGCGTCTGCCAGGACCCGAACAACCTGCCGCTGTCGAGCCACGCGCTGGCAGGGTTCGAGAACCGCATCGCCGCGCTGCTGGCCGATGAACTGCACTGGAAGCTCGAACACACGTGGTACCCGCAGCGCATGGGCTTTATCCGCAATACGCTGCGCGCGAAGGTCGAACACACGGAGCGCTACAAGTGCGACCTCGTCACGGGTGTGCCGAAAGGATTCGACATGGCGGCCACCACGCGGCCCTACTACCGTTCCACCTACGCGATGGCTTATGTGAAGGGCAAGGGCCTGGACGGCGTGCAGGGACTGGACGGCCTGCTGGCCCTTGACGCGGGGTCGCGGCGCAAACTGCGCTTCGGCGCGTTCGCCGGTTCGCCCGTTACCGACTGGCTGCTGCGGCACGGGTTGATGGAACAGGTCGAGTGGTACCGGAGCCAGACGGGCGACGCGGAGCAGTACCCCGGCGAGATGATCGAAAAGGACCTGGCCAGCGGCAAGATCGACGTGGCGTTCGCCTGGGGGCCGATCGCCGGCTACTTTGCCCGAAATGCGCAGGGCGCGCCCATCGTGGCCGTGCCGCTCGCCTCGACGCCGGGATTGAAGTTCGATTTCGAGATCGCGATGGCCGTGCGCCACGGCGACGAGGCGTTCCGCCGGCGCATCGACGCACTGCTCGAAGCGAACGGCGCGAAGATCGACGCCATCCTGCGCCGGTACGGCGTGCCGCTGCTGCCACTGCAACCATGA